One region of Rhizobium sp. WYJ-E13 genomic DNA includes:
- a CDS encoding SDR family NAD(P)-dependent oxidoreductase → MADLAQLLASIKIPDLAGKAVLITGASTGIGAAVARAFAAQGAKVGVHYNSSREPAEKLAEEIKAAGGTVHLVHGDVSKEGETERVVEETAKTFGHLDGLINNAGGMLGRKPTAEYTDEHYEKVMNLNARSVLAATRAAHPWLKKQGGFIINTTSIAARNGGGNGAILYAASKGFVSTMTHGHAKEFVADKIRVNAVAPGVIATPFHERYTNDEQMEIQRKSIPMGFVGTPEDCVGAYLFLASPTLSGYITGQIIEVNGGQLMP, encoded by the coding sequence ATGGCAGATCTTGCTCAATTGCTTGCATCCATCAAAATTCCCGATCTTGCCGGCAAGGCCGTGCTGATTACGGGCGCTTCCACCGGCATCGGTGCGGCCGTTGCGCGCGCCTTTGCTGCGCAGGGCGCCAAGGTCGGCGTACACTACAATTCAAGCCGTGAACCGGCCGAAAAGCTTGCCGAGGAAATCAAGGCTGCCGGCGGCACGGTGCATCTGGTGCATGGTGACGTATCGAAGGAGGGCGAAACGGAACGCGTCGTCGAAGAGACGGCCAAGACCTTCGGCCATCTGGACGGTCTCATCAACAATGCCGGCGGCATGCTCGGCCGCAAGCCGACCGCAGAATATACCGACGAGCATTATGAGAAGGTCATGAACCTCAATGCCCGCTCGGTGCTGGCGGCTACACGTGCTGCTCATCCCTGGCTGAAGAAGCAGGGCGGCTTCATCATCAACACGACTTCGATTGCAGCGCGCAACGGCGGCGGCAACGGCGCCATCCTCTATGCGGCGTCCAAGGGTTTCGTCTCGACGATGACCCATGGCCATGCCAAGGAATTCGTTGCCGACAAGATCCGCGTCAATGCAGTTGCGCCTGGGGTCATCGCGACACCCTTCCATGAGCGCTATACGAATGACGAGCAGATGGAAATACAGCGCAAATCGATCCCGATGGGTTTCGTCGGCACGCCGGAGGACTGTGTGGGTGCCTATCTTTTCCTCGCCTCGCCGACGCTTTCCGGCTACATCACGGGTCAGATCATCGAGGTCAATGGTGGCCAGCTGATGCCCTGA
- the pcaF gene encoding 3-oxoadipyl-CoA thiolase, which produces MTEAFICDYIRTPIGRYGGSLSSVRADDLGAIPLKALMAKNASVDWQAVDDVIFGCANQAGEDNRNVARMSLLLAGLPVSVPGTTINRLCGSGMDAVITAARAVRSGEAELMIAGGVESMSRAPFVMPKADTAFSRAAEIHDTTIGWRFVNPLMKKQYGVDSMPETGENVAEDYKVSREDQDAFAVRSQAKAAASQASGRLAKEITSVTIPQRKGDPIIVEKDEHPRATSMEALAKLPTPFRQGGTVTAGNASGVNDGAAALIIASEAAAKKYGLTPIARILGGAAGAVPPRVMGIGPVPASRKLMARLAMKQEQFDVIELNEAFASQGLAVLRELGIADDDQRVNRNGGAIALGHPLGMSGARITGTAALELVETGGRYSLSTMCIGVGQGIAVALERV; this is translated from the coding sequence ATGACCGAAGCCTTTATCTGCGATTATATCCGCACGCCGATCGGCCGTTATGGCGGCTCGCTCTCCTCCGTGCGTGCCGACGATCTCGGCGCCATTCCGCTAAAGGCGCTGATGGCGAAGAATGCGTCCGTCGATTGGCAGGCCGTCGATGACGTGATCTTCGGCTGCGCCAATCAGGCGGGCGAGGACAACAGAAACGTCGCGCGCATGTCGCTGCTGCTCGCCGGCCTGCCGGTCTCTGTGCCGGGCACGACGATCAACCGGCTCTGCGGATCGGGCATGGACGCCGTCATTACCGCAGCGCGCGCCGTCCGATCAGGCGAGGCCGAACTGATGATCGCCGGCGGCGTGGAAAGCATGTCGCGCGCGCCTTTCGTGATGCCGAAGGCGGATACTGCTTTTTCGCGTGCTGCCGAAATCCATGACACGACGATCGGCTGGCGTTTCGTCAATCCGCTGATGAAGAAGCAGTACGGCGTCGATTCCATGCCGGAAACAGGTGAGAACGTTGCCGAGGATTACAAGGTCAGCCGTGAGGACCAGGACGCCTTTGCCGTGCGTTCGCAGGCGAAGGCTGCGGCCTCTCAGGCAAGCGGCAGACTGGCCAAGGAAATCACGTCGGTGACCATCCCCCAACGCAAGGGCGATCCTATCATCGTCGAGAAAGACGAACATCCACGTGCGACCAGCATGGAAGCGCTCGCCAAGCTGCCGACACCTTTCCGTCAGGGCGGTACGGTGACAGCCGGTAATGCCTCGGGCGTCAATGACGGAGCGGCTGCCCTCATCATCGCGTCGGAAGCGGCTGCCAAAAAATACGGCCTGACGCCGATTGCACGTATTCTCGGCGGTGCGGCCGGGGCCGTCCCGCCGCGCGTCATGGGCATTGGACCTGTCCCGGCTTCCCGCAAGCTGATGGCGCGGCTTGCCATGAAGCAGGAACAGTTCGATGTGATCGAGCTCAACGAGGCCTTCGCCAGCCAGGGACTTGCTGTTCTGCGCGAACTCGGCATTGCCGATGACGATCAGCGCGTAAACCGCAATGGCGGCGCAATCGCGCTCGGCCATCCGCTCGGCATGTCGGGTGCCCGCATCACCGGCACCGCGGCACTGGAGCTTGTTGAAACCGGCGGTCGCTATTCGCTGTCGACAATGTGCATCGGCGTCGGCCAGGGGATTGCTGTGGCGCTCGAACGGGTCTGA
- a CDS encoding CoA transferase subunit B, with the protein MTVDTREDIKLSNAQIAWRAAQDIADGAYVNLGIGFPEMVARYQPPGRQAIFHTENGILNFGEAPPSGEEDWDLINAGKKAVTLKPGAAFFHHADSFAMVRGGHLDVAILGAYQVAQNGDLANWRVGAKGVPAVGGAMDLVHGAKQVCVITEHVTKNGEPKLVDKCSFPLTGVACITRIYTSHAVIDIEDGRFVLREKLAGMSVEELQAMTGAQLHIEGPVGDLVVPEL; encoded by the coding sequence ATGACCGTCGACACCAGAGAAGATATCAAGCTCTCCAACGCACAGATCGCCTGGCGGGCAGCGCAGGACATCGCCGACGGTGCCTATGTGAACCTCGGCATCGGCTTTCCGGAGATGGTTGCGCGCTATCAGCCGCCGGGCCGACAGGCGATCTTCCACACGGAAAACGGCATCCTCAATTTCGGCGAGGCGCCGCCTTCAGGTGAGGAGGACTGGGATCTCATCAATGCCGGCAAGAAGGCGGTGACGCTGAAGCCGGGTGCGGCTTTCTTCCACCACGCAGACAGTTTTGCCATGGTACGCGGCGGTCATCTCGATGTCGCGATCCTCGGTGCCTATCAGGTTGCCCAGAACGGCGATCTCGCCAACTGGCGCGTCGGCGCCAAGGGCGTGCCGGCGGTCGGTGGTGCGATGGATCTGGTGCACGGCGCCAAACAGGTCTGCGTCATCACCGAGCATGTCACCAAGAACGGCGAGCCGAAGCTGGTCGATAAATGCAGCTTCCCGCTGACGGGAGTGGCTTGCATCACCCGCATCTATACGAGCCACGCAGTCATCGACATCGAGGACGGGCGTTTCGTGCTGCGCGAGAAGCTTGCCGGGATGTCCGTCGAAGAACTGCAGGCCATGACCGGCGCGCAGCTTCATATCGAGGGGCCGGTTGGCGACCTCGTCGTTCCCGAACTTTGA
- a CDS encoding 3-oxoacid CoA-transferase subunit A → MDKTIGRAADAVSEIGDGATVMIGGFGGSGAPIELIHALIDKGPKNLTVINNNAGNGRIGIAAMIDAGMVRKMVCSFPRSSDPRAFTDRYLAGQIELELVPQGTLAERIRAGGAGIPAFYTPTGYGTELAEGKAIAEFDGRHYVQERWLKADFAIVKAQVGDVHGNLTYNKAGRNFNPLMCMAAAKTIAQVSTIVPAGGIDPEHVVTPGIFVDRVVEIANPQQEEELIRAGVAYI, encoded by the coding sequence ATGGACAAGACAATCGGGAGGGCGGCGGATGCCGTCTCCGAAATCGGCGATGGCGCCACCGTGATGATCGGTGGCTTCGGTGGCTCGGGTGCGCCGATCGAGCTCATTCACGCCCTGATCGACAAAGGGCCGAAAAATCTCACGGTCATCAACAACAATGCCGGCAATGGCCGCATCGGCATCGCCGCAATGATCGATGCCGGCATGGTCAGGAAGATGGTCTGCTCCTTCCCGCGCTCGTCCGATCCACGTGCCTTCACCGACAGGTATCTTGCAGGGCAAATCGAACTGGAGCTGGTGCCGCAGGGCACGCTCGCCGAACGAATCCGCGCCGGCGGAGCCGGCATCCCGGCCTTCTATACGCCGACGGGTTACGGGACCGAGCTTGCCGAAGGCAAGGCCATCGCCGAATTCGATGGCCGCCACTACGTGCAGGAACGCTGGCTGAAGGCCGACTTCGCGATCGTCAAGGCGCAGGTCGGTGATGTCCACGGCAACCTCACCTACAACAAGGCCGGCCGCAACTTTAACCCATTGATGTGCATGGCAGCTGCCAAGACGATCGCGCAGGTCTCGACGATCGTGCCGGCCGGTGGCATCGATCCCGAACATGTCGTCACACCCGGCATCTTCGTCGATCGCGTCGTCGAGATCGCCAATCCGCAACAGGAAGAAGAGCTTATTCGAGCCGGGGTGGCCTACATATGA
- a CDS encoding YbaN family protein: MSATPGPSRPSFRRAVYLCLGLLMVGLGIVGAILPLMPTTIFLILAAWFFSRSSPRLEAYLMNSRFGGPLRDWRESGAISRKSKSLALMGMAAGYAIFLVTSKPSVPLVIIVGALILACAAYVASRPGSATRNEPDERNG, encoded by the coding sequence TTGAGTGCTACGCCAGGTCCATCGCGCCCTTCGTTCCGACGGGCTGTCTACCTTTGCCTTGGTCTGTTGATGGTTGGCCTTGGAATTGTCGGCGCCATTCTGCCGCTCATGCCGACGACGATCTTCCTGATCCTGGCCGCATGGTTCTTCAGCCGGTCATCTCCGCGCCTGGAGGCCTATCTGATGAACAGTCGATTTGGCGGCCCGCTGCGTGACTGGCGCGAGAGTGGCGCGATTTCCCGGAAGTCCAAGAGCTTAGCCTTGATGGGGATGGCGGCGGGATACGCAATATTCCTCGTTACCTCCAAGCCATCTGTCCCGCTCGTAATCATTGTCGGTGCGCTGATCCTGGCCTGCGCCGCCTATGTCGCTTCGCGTCCGGGTTCTGCCACTCGCAACGAGCCGGATGAACGTAATGGTTAA
- a CDS encoding acetamidase/formamidase family protein: protein MTTHDFVATAFYNVIGTLPPALKIMSGDTVVTRTLDAGGHDENEVQRAHGPNPMNGPILVEGAEPGDALKVEIMDMKPTRDMGFTRSVLAANVIDPEAARDLPRSEKTLWDIDRQAMTVKLKEQVAGIEDLVLPLSPMIGCFGVAPSHGQAISTATSGAYGGNMDYRLLGPGATIWFPVFAPGALFFLGDCHAVQGDGEIVGTGVETTFEVTVRLTVEKARSMSWPRAEIADDIITIGNARPLDQALQHATTEMLNVLVADYRLTKVAASHLLGQVVRYDIGNVFDPAYTVACRVAKKWLPAR from the coding sequence ATGACGACCCACGATTTCGTCGCGACTGCCTTTTACAACGTTATCGGCACCTTGCCTCCTGCTTTGAAAATCATGAGCGGCGATACGGTCGTAACCCGCACGCTCGATGCAGGGGGCCACGACGAGAATGAGGTCCAGCGGGCGCATGGTCCAAATCCTATGAATGGGCCGATCTTGGTTGAAGGTGCCGAACCCGGAGATGCCCTCAAGGTCGAGATTATGGACATGAAACCGACGCGGGACATGGGCTTCACTCGCAGTGTGCTGGCGGCAAATGTCATCGACCCCGAGGCGGCTCGCGATCTTCCGAGATCCGAAAAGACGTTGTGGGACATCGACCGGCAAGCCATGACGGTGAAGCTGAAGGAGCAGGTTGCCGGCATCGAAGACCTCGTCCTACCGCTATCGCCGATGATCGGATGTTTCGGCGTTGCGCCGAGCCACGGCCAGGCGATCTCAACGGCGACCAGCGGCGCGTATGGTGGAAACATGGACTATCGCTTGCTCGGTCCAGGCGCGACGATCTGGTTTCCGGTCTTTGCCCCCGGCGCGTTGTTCTTTCTCGGCGATTGCCATGCGGTCCAGGGTGACGGCGAAATCGTCGGCACCGGCGTCGAAACGACATTCGAGGTCACGGTCCGGCTGACCGTAGAAAAGGCAAGGTCAATGTCCTGGCCGAGAGCCGAGATTGCCGATGACATCATCACCATCGGCAACGCGAGACCGCTGGATCAGGCTCTGCAGCATGCGACGACCGAGATGCTGAACGTGCTCGTAGCGGACTACCGTCTGACGAAGGTGGCGGCCAGCCATCTGCTCGGCCAGGTGGTCCGCTACGATATCGGCAACGTCTTCGATCCCGCCTATACGGTCGCCTGCCGGGTTGCGAAGAAATGGCTTCCGGCGCGCTGA
- a CDS encoding IclR family transcriptional regulator gives MRESDFVSGFARGLKVIEAFGELHRRLSITDAAKRTGLDRATVRRSLLTLAELGYADYDGKFFTLTPKILRLGHAYLEATPLPVLIQPHLDALSEKAGQSASASVLDGSEIVYIARASQRRVMSINLTPGSRLPAYCASMGRVLLAALPEAEARTVLSRSELKANTPNTKTDPGELMAEFRKVRAQGYALIDQELEIGLCSIAVPVENDRGQTVAAINIGAPAAHVPAAEMVARYLPLLKETQTTLRTVLR, from the coding sequence ATGCGCGAAAGCGATTTCGTCAGCGGCTTTGCCCGCGGCCTCAAGGTGATCGAAGCTTTCGGTGAATTGCATCGCCGCCTATCCATCACCGATGCGGCGAAGCGCACCGGCCTCGACCGCGCCACAGTGCGCCGCTCGCTGCTGACGCTCGCCGAACTCGGCTACGCCGATTACGATGGCAAGTTCTTCACGCTGACACCGAAGATCTTGCGGCTCGGGCATGCCTATCTGGAGGCGACACCGCTACCGGTGCTCATTCAACCGCATCTCGATGCCCTCTCAGAGAAGGCGGGCCAGAGCGCATCCGCTTCGGTGCTCGACGGCAGCGAGATCGTCTATATCGCCCGCGCCTCGCAGCGTCGCGTCATGTCGATCAACTTGACGCCGGGCAGCCGACTTCCCGCCTATTGCGCCTCGATGGGCCGCGTGCTGCTTGCCGCCCTCCCTGAAGCCGAGGCACGGACGGTTCTTTCGCGAAGCGAGCTGAAGGCGAACACGCCGAACACGAAGACCGATCCTGGGGAACTGATGGCCGAGTTCCGCAAGGTTCGCGCACAGGGCTATGCTCTCATCGACCAGGAGCTTGAAATCGGCCTCTGCTCCATCGCCGTACCGGTCGAGAACGATCGCGGTCAGACCGTAGCCGCGATCAATATCGGCGCACCGGCCGCCCATGTGCCGGCGGCCGAGATGGTCGCGCGCTACCTGCCGCTACTCAAGGAAACGCAAACGACACTGCGCACCGTGCTGCGCTAA
- a CDS encoding class I SAM-dependent methyltransferase, with amino-acid sequence MQQPPLAAFFGALLAEPRKIGAIVPSGGRLARLMTSEIGPSAGKVLELGPGTGVFTEALLKRGLPARDLTLVELETRFIAPLRQRYPDVTILQRDACELSACRAELGPQAAIVSGLPFRNMPIEVITAIVVGGFSLLGRGGAFYQFTYGQSCSVPPDVLAELGLRAERLGRVRLNIPPASVFRISRRPE; translated from the coding sequence ATGCAACAGCCGCCACTGGCCGCCTTCTTTGGTGCGCTTCTCGCCGAGCCCAGGAAAATCGGCGCGATCGTGCCCTCGGGAGGGCGGCTGGCGCGGTTGATGACCAGCGAGATCGGGCCTTCGGCCGGCAAGGTGCTGGAGCTTGGCCCCGGCACCGGGGTTTTCACCGAGGCGCTTCTCAAACGCGGCCTACCGGCGCGAGACCTGACCCTGGTGGAGCTCGAAACCCGCTTCATCGCTCCACTGCGGCAGCGCTATCCTGACGTGACGATCCTCCAGCGAGACGCGTGCGAGCTTTCTGCCTGCAGGGCCGAGCTCGGGCCGCAGGCGGCAATCGTCAGCGGCCTGCCTTTTCGCAACATGCCCATCGAGGTCATCACCGCCATCGTCGTCGGCGGCTTCAGCCTGCTGGGACGTGGCGGCGCCTTCTACCAGTTCACCTACGGCCAATCCTGTTCCGTTCCACCAGATGTGCTTGCGGAATTGGGCCTGCGGGCGGAGAGGCTCGGCCGGGTGCGCCTGAATATTCCGCCCGCCAGCGTCTTTCGCATTTCGCGCCGGCCGGAGTGA
- a CDS encoding HAMP domain-containing sensor histidine kinase yields the protein MKKMKFYSLKWRLIRRLVALQAATLVLIAIAFAFVFWISGMSGIFAPDEHAIDAVTDSIAWNPDGSMRIASTDALDYQRDKAADFWFLVRDQQGHMLTDGNVPAQYFAIANSGTDIAEARFNGDEDNPATIAARLQKVKTSHGDLLVIVGRQGSLSAGKLLVVFVAIASGVVLPVILLTGLITLAVTPFVARGIHRGLNEVAQAAQGIDGTTRGYRLPLENVPEEVAPLVIAMNETLQRLDDDHNKQRRFMLAAAHELRTPIAILQNRLETMPPTEATNRLLEDVARLSTLAQQLLDLQRLNQEPVPDRSVDLATVARRQAAELAPLIIAAGYQANFELRSMPERILGDETALERALANLVQNAIQHGGRSGTITIAVERPAQISVSDEGRGIAPEDRERIFEPFQRANGRSQGIGLGLHLVREIVKLHRGRVWVSDAEGGGASFNMSFEPTVQTA from the coding sequence ATGAAGAAGATGAAGTTCTATTCGCTGAAATGGCGGCTGATCCGTCGGCTGGTGGCGCTGCAGGCAGCAACCCTGGTGCTGATCGCGATCGCCTTTGCCTTCGTCTTCTGGATCTCGGGCATGAGCGGGATTTTCGCTCCCGACGAGCATGCAATCGATGCGGTGACGGACTCGATCGCCTGGAATCCCGATGGTTCGATGCGCATCGCCAGCACGGACGCACTGGACTACCAGCGCGATAAGGCAGCCGATTTCTGGTTCCTGGTGCGTGATCAGCAGGGACACATGCTGACCGACGGGAATGTGCCGGCGCAATATTTCGCCATTGCGAACTCGGGTACGGATATCGCCGAGGCGCGTTTCAACGGGGATGAGGACAACCCGGCGACAATTGCCGCACGCCTGCAAAAGGTGAAGACCAGTCACGGTGATCTCCTCGTTATCGTCGGACGTCAGGGCAGTCTTTCGGCCGGCAAACTTCTGGTCGTCTTCGTGGCGATCGCCTCCGGCGTCGTGCTGCCGGTCATCTTGCTGACAGGCCTGATAACACTGGCGGTCACGCCCTTCGTTGCGCGCGGCATCCACCGCGGATTGAATGAGGTGGCGCAGGCTGCACAGGGCATCGATGGCACCACACGAGGCTATCGCCTGCCGCTCGAGAACGTGCCGGAGGAAGTCGCGCCACTGGTGATCGCCATGAACGAGACCCTGCAGCGCCTCGACGACGATCACAACAAGCAGCGGCGTTTCATGCTGGCCGCCGCCCATGAATTGCGCACGCCAATCGCCATATTGCAGAACCGGCTGGAAACCATGCCGCCGACCGAAGCAACCAACCGGCTGCTGGAGGATGTCGCACGTCTTTCGACGCTGGCCCAGCAGTTGCTCGACCTGCAGCGGCTCAATCAGGAGCCGGTGCCGGATCGCTCCGTCGACCTTGCGACGGTCGCCAGACGGCAGGCCGCAGAACTTGCGCCGCTGATCATCGCCGCCGGCTATCAGGCCAATTTCGAGCTGCGCTCGATGCCCGAACGCATTCTCGGCGACGAGACCGCGCTGGAGCGGGCACTCGCCAATCTGGTGCAGAATGCCATCCAGCATGGCGGCAGGAGCGGCACGATCACCATCGCCGTGGAGCGCCCCGCACAGATTTCCGTCAGCGATGAAGGCCGCGGTATCGCGCCTGAGGACCGGGAGCGGATTTTCGAGCCCTTCCAGCGCGCCAACGGGCGCAGCCAGGGCATCGGGCTCGGCCTCCACCTCGTGCGCGAGATCGTCAAGCTGCACCGCGGGCGCGTATGGGTGTCGGATGCGGAGGGTGGCGGCGCGAGCTTCAACATGAGCTTCGAGCCGACGGTCCAGACTGCATGA
- a CDS encoding response regulator transcription factor, translating to MRVLLAEDEPEMAAVLVAALRNNNIITDHVSTIEAAEEAVRLNSYDALLLDRSLPDGDGLELIAGARRIQPAVPVIMLTARGDLKDRIEGLDLGADDYLAKPFAVEELMARLRAILRRPGNIEIESLCLGRLHFDLRNREARVGDVALELPRRELLVLEALMRRAGRTVERSSLEEAVYGMDDEIQSNALDAHVSRVRRKLDAACAGVEIHTIRGVGYLIRQARP from the coding sequence ATGCGCGTCTTGCTGGCGGAAGATGAACCGGAAATGGCCGCTGTGCTTGTCGCGGCGCTTCGCAACAACAATATCATCACGGACCACGTTTCTACCATCGAGGCGGCCGAGGAGGCCGTGCGGTTGAACAGTTATGATGCCCTGCTGCTCGACCGCAGCCTGCCTGACGGCGACGGGCTGGAACTGATCGCCGGAGCCCGCCGCATCCAGCCGGCCGTTCCCGTCATCATGCTGACGGCGCGCGGCGATCTGAAAGACCGGATCGAGGGGCTCGATCTCGGCGCCGACGATTATCTCGCCAAGCCCTTCGCCGTCGAGGAACTGATGGCGCGTTTGAGAGCGATCCTGCGCCGTCCGGGCAATATCGAGATCGAAAGCCTATGCCTCGGCCGGCTGCATTTCGACTTGCGCAATCGCGAGGCACGTGTCGGCGATGTGGCGCTCGAATTGCCGCGCCGCGAATTGCTGGTGCTGGAAGCGCTGATGCGCCGCGCCGGCCGCACCGTGGAGCGCTCCAGCCTCGAGGAGGCGGTCTACGGCATGGATGACGAGATCCAGTCCAATGCGCTCGATGCGCATGTCTCGCGCGTGCGTCGCAAGCTTGATGCGGCATGTGCCGGGGTCGAGATCCATACGATCCGTGGGGTGGGTTATCTGATCCGGCAGGCCCGGCCATGA
- a CDS encoding NAD(P)-dependent oxidoreductase translates to MKTGFIGLGVMGTPMALNLVRAGTNLIVWNRSPKSAETLRAGGAEVAADVDEVFGKASTVILMLATDVVIDTVLGRGTPAFAERVSRHVVIHMGTTTPAYSKALEADIQAAGGRYVEAPVSGSRRPAEEGQLVAMLAGEADIVEKVRPLLAPMCREAVVCGAVPNALLMKLAVNIFLITSVTGLVEAAHFADRQGLDMALFKAVVDAGQMASGISRIKSGKLVERDFSVQAAISDVLKNNRLVAEAARQAGIASPLLDACHALYAETESLGFGREDMAAVTRALEARTEALGLPFGD, encoded by the coding sequence ATGAAAACGGGCTTCATCGGTCTCGGCGTGATGGGCACGCCGATGGCACTCAATCTCGTACGGGCAGGCACCAATCTCATCGTCTGGAACCGTTCGCCGAAAAGCGCGGAGACGCTGCGAGCGGGCGGCGCCGAGGTGGCAGCCGATGTCGACGAGGTGTTCGGCAAGGCAAGCACCGTGATCCTCATGCTTGCGACGGACGTGGTGATCGATACGGTTCTCGGGCGCGGCACGCCAGCCTTTGCGGAACGGGTTTCCAGGCATGTCGTCATCCATATGGGTACGACGACACCGGCCTATTCGAAAGCGCTGGAAGCGGATATCCAAGCGGCGGGCGGTCGTTATGTCGAGGCGCCCGTTTCGGGTTCGCGCCGACCGGCGGAGGAGGGGCAGCTCGTGGCAATGCTGGCGGGAGAGGCGGATATTGTCGAAAAGGTCCGTCCACTGTTGGCGCCCATGTGCCGGGAGGCGGTCGTCTGCGGTGCGGTGCCGAATGCGCTTCTGATGAAGCTTGCCGTCAATATCTTCCTGATCACTTCGGTGACGGGGCTTGTGGAGGCCGCCCATTTCGCAGATCGGCAAGGGCTGGACATGGCGCTTTTCAAGGCCGTGGTCGATGCCGGCCAGATGGCGAGCGGCATATCGCGCATCAAGAGCGGCAAGTTGGTGGAACGCGATTTCTCCGTTCAGGCGGCGATATCGGACGTGTTGAAAAACAACCGGCTGGTGGCCGAAGCGGCCCGTCAGGCGGGCATCGCCTCGCCGCTGCTCGATGCTTGCCACGCGCTTTATGCCGAAACCGAAAGCCTGGGTTTCGGCCGTGAAGACATGGCGGCTGTCACCCGTGCTCTTGAAGCGCGGACCGAGGCGCTTGGCCTGCCTTTCGGCGATTGA
- the pcaQ gene encoding pca operon transcription factor PcaQ, with protein MIDSRIKFRHLQTFVEVARQKSVMKAAELLHVSQPAVTKTIRELEQALGVGVFEREGRGIRITRYGEVFLRHAGAALTALRQGFDSVSQEQFGDAPPIRIGALPTVSTRIMPRAMDLFLKENTWSRVKIVTGDNTVLLEQLRVGDLDLVVGRLAGAERMAGFSFEHLYSEQVVFAVRPGHPLLGTRKSLFAELGRYTLLMPTRGSIIRPVVENFLITNGVASLPNQIETVSDAFGRAFVRDSDAIWIISNGVVARDIADGVLAALPIETGETKGPVGLTMRTDSIPSLPLSILMQTIREAALEISGQPAPEH; from the coding sequence ATGATCGATAGCCGCATCAAGTTTCGTCATCTGCAGACTTTTGTCGAGGTGGCGCGGCAGAAGAGCGTCATGAAGGCGGCCGAACTTCTGCATGTCAGTCAGCCGGCAGTGACGAAGACGATCCGCGAGCTGGAGCAGGCGCTCGGCGTCGGGGTCTTCGAGCGGGAAGGACGCGGCATCCGCATCACCCGGTACGGCGAGGTCTTCCTGCGCCATGCAGGTGCTGCGCTGACAGCACTCCGGCAGGGGTTCGATTCCGTCTCGCAGGAGCAGTTCGGCGATGCCCCGCCGATCCGTATCGGCGCTCTGCCGACGGTCTCGACACGCATCATGCCGCGGGCGATGGACCTGTTTCTGAAGGAAAATACCTGGAGCCGGGTGAAGATCGTCACCGGCGACAATACCGTGCTTCTGGAGCAGCTGCGTGTTGGTGATCTCGATCTTGTCGTCGGTCGTCTCGCGGGAGCGGAAAGGATGGCAGGCTTTTCCTTCGAGCATCTCTATTCCGAACAGGTGGTCTTTGCCGTACGCCCCGGCCACCCTCTGCTCGGCACCAGAAAATCGCTCTTTGCCGAACTCGGCCGCTATACGCTGCTAATGCCGACCCGCGGTTCGATCATCCGGCCGGTGGTCGAGAATTTCCTGATCACCAACGGTGTCGCCAGTCTGCCGAACCAGATCGAAACGGTTTCCGATGCCTTCGGCCGTGCCTTCGTGCGCGACAGCGACGCGATCTGGATCATTTCCAATGGTGTGGTGGCGCGCGATATCGCCGATGGCGTGCTGGCCGCCCTGCCGATCGAAACGGGCGAGACGAAGGGACCGGTGGGACTGACGATGCGTACCGACTCCATTCCTTCGCTTCCGCTGTCGATCCTCATGCAGACGATCCGCGAGGCGGCACTGGAGATTTCCGGCCAGCCTGCGCCTGAGCACTAA